The following are encoded in a window of Castanea sativa cultivar Marrone di Chiusa Pesio chromosome 9, ASM4071231v1 genomic DNA:
- the LOC142611180 gene encoding uncharacterized protein LOC142611180 translates to MSSVCISSCVSDARDPRVPVRATYVNLYKWPESDAEFVKSVSLERTGGHGHGHGQGHPKVVDSISCRQLYLRSYTFSRKETMPEKTQKCFGRVKERMIPGRKRKIRGVKRKCLVLRKVKEFSCVALFRIFHRFLSCSASVDVVD, encoded by the coding sequence ATGAGCTCAGTTTGCATATCAAGCTGTGTCAGTGACGCACGTGATCCTCGTGTTCCTGTCCGAGCCACCTATGTGAACCTCTACAAGTGGCCGGAGTCTGATGCAGAGTTTGTGAAGTCAGTGAGCTTAGAGCGCACAGGAGGTCATGGCCATGGCCATGGTCAAGGGCACCCCAAGGTTGTGGATAGTATTTCATGCAGACAGCTTTATTTGAGAAGCTACACGTTTTCAAGGAAAGAGACTATGCCTGAGAAGACCCAGAAATGTTTTGGGAGAGTGAAAGAGAGAATGATTCCTGGAAGGAAGAGAAAGATTCGAGGGGTTAAGAGGAAGTGTTTGGTTTTGAGGAAAGTGAAGGAATTTTCATGCGTCGCCTTGTTTAGGATCTTCCACAGGTTTTTGTCTTGCAGTGCTAGTGTAGATGTGGTGGATTGA